One region of Paenibacillus polymyxa M1 genomic DNA includes:
- the coaE gene encoding dephospho-CoA kinase (Dephospho-CoA kinase (CoaE) performs the final step in coenzyme A biosynthesis.): MNIGLTGGIATGKSTVSALLVAKGALLIDADAIAREVMLPGHPVLAAVIQHFGQAIVNSDGTLHRKRLGEIVFGDPVQRQALNDITHPAIREEMRLRMEAYEREQPDKLVLADIPLMYESGLESLYEEIMVVYVPRDIQLRRLMLRDGLTEEQAELRLSAQMDIEQKKSLADIVIDNSGTQTETKRQIDQFWQRKGLA, encoded by the coding sequence ATGAATATCGGATTAACCGGAGGGATCGCTACCGGAAAAAGCACCGTGTCGGCTCTTTTGGTCGCCAAGGGTGCGCTGCTGATCGACGCAGATGCCATTGCCCGGGAAGTCATGCTTCCGGGGCATCCGGTGCTGGCGGCGGTCATACAGCATTTTGGACAAGCTATAGTGAACAGTGACGGAACCCTGCACCGCAAAAGACTGGGAGAGATTGTATTCGGAGACCCTGTTCAGCGACAGGCACTTAACGATATTACGCATCCTGCTATTCGTGAGGAAATGCGTCTGCGCATGGAAGCTTATGAACGGGAGCAGCCGGACAAGCTTGTTTTGGCAGATATCCCGTTAATGTATGAGTCTGGGCTGGAGAGCCTGTACGAGGAAATTATGGTTGTATATGTACCACGTGATATTCAGCTCCGACGTCTGATGCTTAGAGACGGTCTGACAGAAGAGCAAGCAGAGCTCCGCCTGTCCGCACAAATGGATATCGAGCAGAAAAAAAGTTTGGCTGATATTGTTATTGATAATAGCGGAACACAGACTGAGACGAAGCGGCAAATTGATCAGTTTTGGCAACGAAAGGGACTTGCATGA
- a CDS encoding lytic transglycosylase domain-containing protein codes for MNILRKKRVLLILFVGFVLILFLNSNWMSWFYPIQYKDEIRQYSQTYEVDPFLVASIIRVETNFKTSKQSHKGALGLMQIMPNTANWIMDSAQIQKVPLDSVKHEPGTNIELGTWYLHNLSMKFQDNPVVIVAAYNAGPGKVKEWLDQGVWDGKEESIKQIPFGETRHYVQRVIYYYRQYTKIYNEF; via the coding sequence ATGAACATTTTACGTAAGAAAAGAGTCCTGCTCATTTTGTTTGTCGGATTTGTCCTGATTCTGTTCCTCAATTCCAATTGGATGTCATGGTTTTACCCGATTCAATATAAGGATGAAATTCGGCAATATTCACAGACGTATGAAGTGGACCCATTTTTGGTGGCGTCTATTATCCGTGTGGAAACAAACTTTAAAACCAGCAAGCAGTCACACAAGGGTGCACTGGGGCTTATGCAGATTATGCCGAATACCGCCAATTGGATTATGGACAGTGCCCAGATTCAGAAGGTCCCGCTGGACAGTGTAAAGCACGAGCCTGGCACCAACATTGAGCTGGGAACCTGGTATCTGCATAACCTGTCTATGAAGTTTCAGGATAATCCTGTGGTCATCGTAGCGGCATACAATGCTGGTCCAGGTAAAGTTAAGGAGTGGCTGGATCAAGGGGTGTGGGATGGCAAAGAAGAGTCCATTAAGCAAATCCCTTTTGGTGAGACACGGCATTATGTACAGCGAGTCATCTACTATTACAGGCAATATACAAAAATTTATAATGAGTTTTAA
- a CDS encoding alpha/beta-type small acid-soluble spore protein yields the protein MAQGNNGNSNNLVVSRSSGALEQMKYEIAQELGISIPQDGYQGNMTSYENGSIGGYITKRLVTIAEQQLAGQYQ from the coding sequence ATGGCACAAGGAAACAATGGCAACTCCAACAACCTGGTAGTCAGCAGATCCTCCGGTGCTCTGGAGCAAATGAAATATGAAATCGCTCAAGAGCTGGGTATCAGCATTCCTCAAGATGGATACCAAGGCAACATGACTTCCTATGAGAACGGTTCGATCGGGGGCTACATCACAAAACGCCTCGTAACGATCGCCGAACAACAATTGGCAGGTCAATACCAATAA
- the nrdR gene encoding transcriptional regulator NrdR: MKCPYCAYNGTKVLDSRPANDNKSIRRRRECEQCARRFTTFEMVEETPLMVIKKDGSREEFSRDKMLRGLIRACEKRPVSVEQLDLIVSQVENAIRNTAATEVDSQQIGELVMEQLYPVDEVAYVRFASVYRQFKDINMFMKELKTLLSKDTDSD, translated from the coding sequence ATGAAGTGCCCGTATTGTGCCTACAATGGCACGAAAGTGTTGGATTCGCGACCAGCGAATGATAATAAGTCCATCCGCCGCCGTCGCGAATGCGAACAGTGTGCCAGGCGTTTTACCACCTTTGAAATGGTGGAAGAGACCCCACTGATGGTCATCAAAAAAGATGGCAGCCGTGAAGAGTTTAGCCGTGATAAAATGCTGCGCGGTCTCATTCGAGCCTGTGAGAAGCGTCCAGTTTCAGTCGAGCAGCTCGATCTGATCGTATCTCAGGTGGAGAACGCTATTCGCAACACAGCAGCCACAGAGGTGGATAGCCAGCAGATTGGTGAGCTAGTCATGGAACAGCTTTATCCTGTGGATGAAGTCGCCTACGTACGCTTTGCGTCCGTCTATCGGCAGTTCAAAGACATCAATATGTTTATGAAGGAACTGAAAACACTGTTATCCAAAGATACAGACAGCGACTGA
- a CDS encoding GNAT family N-acetyltransferase produces the protein MPKYRKMGLGKAVIYEAIKRVKDKGVERIFSMGFSLAYSKEIWKKRISLFNAD, from the coding sequence ATACCGAAGTATAGAAAAATGGGGCTTGGAAAAGCCGTTATTTATGAAGCCATAAAAAGAGTCAAGGACAAAGGTGTAGAAAGAATCTTTTCGATGGGTTTTTCATTAGCCTATTCCAAAGAAATATGGAAAAAAAGAATATCATTGTTTAATGCTGACTGA
- a CDS encoding alpha/beta hydrolase family protein, which translates to MNKTYRLTLGIVAGLVVALILIVLYQNSYKMTEEKIQIATPKGVLTGTLALPKNYSGKIGLVVFVHGDGPINDTYDDGYKPLWERFASKGYASLSLNKPGINGAPGNWLEQSMEDRAQEIRYAVDWAKTLPMIDKHKIGLWGASQAGWVIPKIVKEEHDIAFSILVSPAVNWITQGQFNTRKELEQEGASPQQIKKRLDYDQKILQLLKKHASYEKYLSMADPENIIPKERWSFIGKNFRSDSTEELSYLKSPVLLVLAGKDMNVDVKDTERVYRQKISPELLSVIHLPEVDHSMMNEQIAHSKSLTFLTAIFAPRQLVNSEYLKILADYVSQH; encoded by the coding sequence TTGAACAAAACATATAGGCTTACCCTTGGTATTGTGGCAGGTCTGGTTGTTGCCTTGATATTGATTGTTTTATATCAAAATTCCTACAAGATGACGGAAGAAAAAATACAAATTGCGACTCCCAAAGGAGTATTAACAGGTACACTGGCTTTGCCTAAGAACTACTCGGGAAAGATTGGACTGGTTGTTTTTGTCCATGGAGATGGTCCAATCAATGACACCTATGATGATGGATACAAACCACTGTGGGAAAGGTTCGCTTCTAAGGGCTATGCTTCCTTATCCCTGAATAAGCCCGGTATTAACGGCGCTCCAGGCAATTGGCTGGAGCAGAGCATGGAGGACCGGGCACAGGAGATTCGATATGCAGTTGACTGGGCCAAAACCTTACCGATGATTGATAAGCACAAAATCGGCCTATGGGGAGCCAGTCAAGCTGGCTGGGTCATTCCGAAAATCGTTAAAGAGGAGCATGATATTGCATTCAGCATCCTTGTATCGCCGGCCGTGAATTGGATTACACAAGGGCAATTTAACACCAGGAAAGAGTTGGAACAAGAAGGAGCTAGCCCGCAGCAAATTAAAAAGAGACTGGACTACGACCAAAAGATTCTACAACTACTGAAAAAACATGCTTCCTATGAAAAGTACCTAAGCATGGCCGATCCTGAGAATATAATTCCCAAAGAAAGATGGAGCTTTATAGGCAAAAATTTTCGTTCTGATTCTACGGAAGAATTAAGCTACTTAAAATCCCCAGTACTCTTGGTTCTGGCTGGAAAAGATATGAACGTAGATGTAAAAGACACCGAGCGAGTATATCGCCAAAAGATATCTCCAGAGCTGCTGTCTGTCATTCATTTGCCTGAAGTTGACCATTCCATGATGAATGAACAAATCGCGCATTCCAAGTCCCTAACCTTCTTAACAGCCATATTTGCCCCAAGACAATTGGTGAATAGTGAGTACCTGAAGATTCTTGCCGATTATGTCAGTCAGCATTAA
- a CDS encoding GNAT family N-acetyltransferase, which produces MSPQSYDIVAYQEQDHEAVCKLLVESFKAKFQALVALEDQDIQRLLMQVWVQNANSISMKQFVAKENEDVVGVLSLKWKAPSSSLPIANLISLAPLIKQFGCFNVFKFLTGMHALEYKPAIDECYIDHLAIRSSHRNQGIGRRFLAFAQQFTVESGFHALTLHVAHKNQQAIRLYHNLAFEIEQSQYNYWRHFWFKEPVWHLMSWKERNCNRGENSIEQNI; this is translated from the coding sequence ATGAGTCCACAATCCTATGACATTGTTGCTTATCAAGAGCAAGACCATGAAGCTGTATGTAAGCTCTTAGTGGAATCGTTTAAAGCAAAATTTCAAGCTCTTGTTGCACTGGAGGATCAAGATATACAGCGTTTATTAATGCAGGTTTGGGTTCAAAATGCTAATTCTATATCTATGAAACAATTTGTCGCCAAAGAGAACGAAGATGTTGTTGGTGTCCTTTCGCTCAAATGGAAGGCTCCCTCCTCTTCACTTCCTATAGCCAATCTCATTTCTTTGGCTCCGCTTATAAAACAGTTTGGCTGCTTTAATGTATTTAAATTTTTGACAGGCATGCATGCGCTGGAATATAAGCCTGCCATAGATGAGTGTTACATAGATCATTTGGCGATTCGCTCAAGTCATCGCAATCAGGGGATCGGGCGACGTTTTTTAGCTTTCGCACAGCAGTTTACGGTTGAATCCGGTTTCCATGCGTTGACACTTCATGTAGCACATAAGAACCAGCAGGCTATTCGTTTGTACCACAATCTAGCGTTTGAAATAGAGCAGTCCCAATATAATTATTGGCGGCATTTTTGGTTCAAGGAGCCTGTATGGCATCTAATGAGCTGGAAAGAACGAAACTGCAATCGAGGAGAGAACAGCATTGAACAAAACATATAG
- a CDS encoding MerR family transcriptional regulator, whose product MKKHITISQLAQLMNVSVHQLRYFEEKGILYPLYTDENQYRMYGLHEIYQLSHILMLRKLNIPVGQIEECMTSYTADDYNQLLEHSLQKVQDEIANLKLLEQFIHKVLKEHYTLTQQNNEYRLKLQGTRHLKLWFALESDQELTARNLFEQRPAPPQLFENDLHYLSDSGEVKLYYETTSGKADYILEEGSYLYKHFSATEDAEIEHQVQQLEHYATQHHYECLSKIIVVEKSYLSIFDSNELQYEIQVQISDVQEALHESTIL is encoded by the coding sequence TTGAAAAAACACATAACGATCAGCCAGCTTGCTCAGCTCATGAATGTATCTGTACATCAGCTGCGGTATTTTGAGGAAAAGGGGATCCTTTATCCGTTATACACAGATGAAAATCAATATCGAATGTACGGACTTCATGAAATTTATCAACTTTCCCATATTTTAATGCTACGTAAACTAAACATCCCTGTCGGTCAAATTGAAGAATGTATGACTTCCTATACTGCCGATGATTACAACCAGCTTTTAGAACATTCGTTACAGAAGGTACAGGATGAAATCGCTAACTTAAAGTTGCTCGAACAGTTTATTCACAAAGTGCTAAAAGAACATTATACCCTTACCCAGCAAAACAATGAGTATCGACTCAAGCTGCAGGGCACTCGACATTTAAAGCTGTGGTTTGCATTGGAGAGTGATCAAGAACTCACGGCTAGGAATCTATTTGAACAGCGGCCTGCCCCACCACAATTATTTGAAAATGATCTACATTATCTATCTGATTCTGGAGAGGTGAAGCTATATTATGAAACGACATCAGGAAAAGCTGACTATATTCTGGAAGAAGGCAGCTATCTTTACAAGCACTTCTCCGCCACTGAAGACGCTGAGATAGAACACCAAGTCCAACAACTGGAGCATTATGCGACCCAGCACCACTATGAATGCTTAAGCAAAATCATTGTGGTGGAAAAATCCTATCTATCCATATTTGACAGCAACGAGCTGCAATATGAGATTCAAGTACAAATTTCGGATGTGCAGGAGGCGTTACATGAGTCCACAATCCTATGA
- a CDS encoding radical SAM/SPASM domain-containing protein encodes MLKTFKKVYIEITSICNLACSFCPQTQRVKKFIDPEVFRNVLDQVKPHTDYIYLHVKGEPLLHPKIDLLLESAHEKGLKVNITTNGTLLPKTGHKLLGQPALRQMNFSLHSFDGHEGSVDREGYLGHIFTFVREAVKHNIIISFRLWNLTQDNLTNVQRQRNRETLEQLEQEFGLDYRIEEKVIPGSGVKIAPNVYLNQDYEFEWPSLSAPEDDGKGFCHALRSQAAVLVDGTVVPCCLDGEGVINLGNVHEQTFSEIVEGERANRLYFGFSRREAVEELCRKCGYRKRFGT; translated from the coding sequence ATGTTGAAGACTTTTAAGAAGGTATACATTGAGATCACAAGCATTTGCAATCTTGCATGCAGTTTTTGCCCTCAGACACAACGTGTCAAAAAATTTATTGATCCGGAAGTTTTTCGGAATGTGCTTGATCAGGTCAAGCCGCATACGGATTACATTTATCTGCATGTAAAAGGAGAGCCTTTGCTCCATCCCAAAATTGATCTTTTGCTGGAGAGTGCGCATGAGAAAGGCTTAAAGGTCAACATTACCACCAATGGTACCTTGCTGCCGAAGACCGGACATAAGCTGCTTGGTCAGCCAGCCTTACGGCAGATGAATTTTTCTCTTCATAGTTTTGACGGGCATGAAGGTTCTGTGGATCGAGAAGGTTATTTGGGTCATATTTTCACGTTTGTCAGAGAAGCTGTGAAGCACAATATCATTATTTCCTTCCGTCTCTGGAATCTGACTCAAGATAATTTGACTAATGTGCAGCGTCAGCGCAACCGGGAGACACTGGAGCAATTGGAGCAAGAGTTTGGACTGGATTATCGGATTGAGGAAAAAGTAATACCGGGCAGTGGGGTCAAAATCGCTCCTAATGTATATTTGAATCAGGACTACGAATTTGAATGGCCTAGCCTGAGTGCTCCGGAAGATGACGGAAAAGGCTTTTGTCACGCGCTTCGCAGTCAGGCGGCGGTTTTGGTGGATGGAACAGTGGTCCCTTGCTGTCTTGATGGAGAAGGTGTCATTAACTTAGGAAATGTGCATGAGCAAACTTTTTCCGAGATCGTGGAAGGTGAGCGTGCAAACCGTCTGTACTTTGGATTCTCCAGAAGAGAAGCAGTAGAAGAGTTGTGCCGAAAGTGCGGGTATCGCAAACGATTTGGAACCTAA
- a CDS encoding helix-turn-helix domain-containing protein, translating into MKLNDHIVLWNHVFIQVMDVRHKKMEKGEELRSYRLPVSAFLYTVRGSARVWLDDSVHRVDRFHVLHGGKGICLSVMTEDVFEYYIILYKATLALSGRKEVAQLLERENPFQNQYAFAPHYPLPLYDKVKLLKQEWHKGSGLGKLHVKALFHHFVFELLHQLDRQGIQPLKPDLVAQAVTYIREHFSRPITLESIAEDLECSTGHLSRLFKSKMHTSPIHYLGQIRANRTAELLMQTDATLQEIAERVGYPDAHSLSRSFKKYKGLSPIRFKKGRQQHIQGQDQVCPKRSLNMPFSGQPSHVILILIINIGIMRKGIFSCTVEAK; encoded by the coding sequence ATGAAGTTGAACGATCACATTGTATTGTGGAATCATGTGTTTATACAGGTGATGGATGTTCGCCATAAGAAAATGGAAAAAGGGGAAGAATTGCGGAGCTATAGACTTCCGGTCAGTGCGTTTTTATATACGGTGCGCGGAAGTGCACGGGTATGGCTGGATGACAGTGTTCATAGGGTGGATCGTTTTCATGTCCTGCATGGGGGGAAAGGAATCTGTCTGAGCGTCATGACGGAGGATGTATTTGAATATTACATTATTCTGTACAAGGCAACTTTGGCCCTGTCTGGTCGTAAGGAGGTCGCACAATTGCTGGAAAGGGAAAATCCCTTTCAGAATCAGTATGCTTTCGCACCTCATTACCCGCTGCCCCTGTATGATAAAGTGAAGCTGTTGAAGCAAGAATGGCATAAGGGATCGGGACTTGGTAAACTGCATGTCAAAGCTTTGTTTCATCATTTTGTATTCGAGTTGTTACACCAACTGGATCGACAAGGTATTCAGCCCCTTAAGCCTGACTTGGTAGCGCAAGCTGTAACCTATATTCGTGAGCATTTTAGTCGGCCTATAACACTAGAATCTATTGCGGAGGACCTAGAGTGCAGTACCGGACATTTATCAAGGCTGTTCAAAAGTAAAATGCATACCAGTCCAATTCATTACTTGGGTCAGATACGGGCGAATCGGACGGCAGAGCTGCTAATGCAGACGGATGCTACTTTGCAGGAGATCGCAGAGCGTGTGGGATATCCAGATGCGCATTCATTAAGTCGCAGCTTCAAGAAATATAAGGGACTATCTCCTATACGATTCAAAAAAGGACGGCAGCAGCATATCCAGGGACAAGATCAGGTATGCCCCAAACGAAGCTTAAATATGCCCTTCAGCGGACAGCCTTCACACGTTATACTGATATTGATTATCAATATCGGTATCATGCGGAAGGGGATTTTTTCATGCACGGTAGAGGCAAAATGA
- a CDS encoding ABC transporter substrate-binding protein → MHGRGKMTAMMIMLCLSLMLGACSASTNTHGSSQTKANHTVATSNSDGQAAVQTQTRTVKTLKGDVEVPANPKRVASDQYMGHLLKLGIIPVGVRSYMLNEAWIDPSGYPKEKLAGIKDLGDFPMDLEELTVLQPDLIIGSIEKNIDSYQKIGTTVFLPYWEGESTAGPLDKFRRISEIFGKQKEAEQWIAEYEKKVAEARTKIDGIIKDGETVSIVQVANKSIYVLAAKGGNYGSPTIYQMLKLPPTKKALNMKEGFENISLEVLPEYMGDHIFVYGSKDEGGQSDPA, encoded by the coding sequence ATGCACGGTAGAGGCAAAATGACGGCTATGATGATCATGTTGTGCTTATCATTGATGCTGGGGGCCTGCTCAGCTTCGACGAATACACATGGAAGCTCGCAGACGAAGGCTAATCATACAGTGGCAACATCTAACAGCGATGGACAAGCGGCAGTACAAACGCAGACAAGAACGGTTAAGACACTAAAAGGCGATGTAGAAGTACCTGCAAACCCGAAACGAGTGGCATCGGATCAGTATATGGGTCATCTTTTAAAACTGGGGATTATTCCAGTAGGGGTCAGAAGCTATATGCTTAATGAGGCTTGGATTGATCCATCGGGATATCCCAAGGAGAAGTTAGCCGGAATCAAAGATCTCGGGGATTTTCCTATGGATTTGGAGGAACTGACCGTTCTGCAACCCGATTTAATTATCGGCTCAATTGAAAAGAACATCGACAGCTACCAAAAGATAGGAACGACTGTGTTCCTGCCGTATTGGGAGGGTGAATCTACAGCGGGACCACTGGATAAATTCCGCAGAATCAGTGAAATTTTTGGCAAACAGAAAGAAGCCGAGCAGTGGATCGCTGAATATGAGAAGAAAGTTGCAGAGGCCAGAACCAAAATTGACGGTATCATTAAAGATGGAGAGACGGTTTCGATCGTACAAGTCGCCAATAAATCCATATATGTTTTGGCGGCGAAAGGCGGCAACTACGGAAGCCCAACCATATATCAAATGCTAAAGCTGCCACCCACAAAGAAAGCATTGAATATGAAAGAGGGATTTGAAAATATTTCACTTGAGGTTTTACCCGAGTATATGGGAGATCATATTTTTGTATATGGCTCAAAAGATGAGGGGGGCCAATCAGATCCTGCATAG
- a CDS encoding DcrB-related protein produces the protein MQFSFAYFRFYIVTLIALFILTSCNSKNAVTTVHTNSNVDNTTHNTAVVDKESQPVPHVTESSAHTVTSDKDLVALTIPAGWRKFKQGQLDSVLSVCDKEKKNVGLVFRVPKSAFANNMTLNEFVQQREEISALGLENFKAVDTNPIQIDSTTARTADYSWNFKGQQVYYFSAMFESKQHYLQVLIYSRGGSAIEKHHEFATIASSLKILSDSQVEPDLRSTTILKTFKSEDAQQRIRLPYVWKSGLILNPDALIQAWYEKNDAYMAVIKDWKSELPYEKSSMITLKEYAEFSAQLVLKRSGKGIILTGPIKVNINGNQGLQYEVWTESDKVKVVYLITYLEHTDSFSQIIFWTRADYYDDQKSEFQRYTKTYREEEI, from the coding sequence ATGCAATTCAGTTTTGCCTATTTTCGATTTTATATTGTTACACTTATAGCACTATTCATTCTTACCAGTTGCAATTCCAAAAATGCTGTAACTACAGTCCACACGAATTCTAATGTAGACAATACGACTCATAATACAGCCGTTGTGGACAAAGAAAGTCAGCCTGTCCCACACGTTACAGAGTCGTCGGCTCATACCGTTACCTCGGATAAGGATCTTGTGGCTCTCACCATTCCCGCTGGCTGGCGTAAATTTAAACAAGGACAACTGGATTCGGTGCTTAGTGTTTGTGACAAAGAAAAAAAGAACGTAGGTCTGGTTTTCCGTGTCCCCAAGTCTGCTTTTGCAAATAATATGACGCTCAACGAATTCGTACAGCAACGTGAAGAAATCTCCGCACTGGGCCTAGAAAACTTTAAGGCTGTGGATACTAACCCAATCCAGATTGATTCCACAACCGCCAGAACAGCCGATTATAGTTGGAATTTCAAGGGCCAACAGGTCTATTACTTCAGTGCCATGTTTGAGAGCAAACAGCATTATCTTCAAGTATTGATCTATTCAAGGGGAGGCTCAGCTATAGAAAAACATCACGAATTTGCGACAATAGCCAGCTCCTTGAAAATATTAAGCGATTCACAAGTTGAGCCTGATCTTCGTTCAACAACTATTTTAAAAACTTTTAAAAGCGAAGATGCCCAGCAACGAATCCGTCTCCCTTATGTATGGAAGTCTGGTTTAATTCTTAATCCAGATGCATTAATTCAAGCCTGGTATGAAAAAAACGATGCGTACATGGCGGTCATCAAGGATTGGAAATCTGAACTGCCTTATGAGAAATCCTCAATGATCACATTAAAAGAATACGCTGAGTTTTCAGCTCAATTAGTACTTAAAAGGTCTGGAAAAGGGATAATATTGACGGGACCAATAAAGGTCAATATTAACGGGAATCAAGGTTTGCAATACGAAGTATGGACAGAGAGCGATAAAGTGAAAGTTGTATATTTAATCACTTATTTGGAGCATACCGATTCGTTCTCTCAAATTATTTTCTGGACAAGAGCAGATTATTACGATGATCAAAAATCTGAATTTCAAAGATATACCAAAACATATAGAGAAGAAGAAATATAG
- a CDS encoding DNA alkylation repair protein — protein MLHRKGARKRTDIPTDVLQLLQQGQLETVNLTEWLAVDHVVLLRNALDEFGLQRSFNVFLTELDHLKEKKIMKMIPAIAQAWLHVFEQQALEERTRLFDAMASHLSDSIRCWAAYIIGIDSRLSLEEKLAGIRPFAADSHFGVREIAWMAMREPIFLQLDEALALLNSWVRNEDANIRRFAIELTRPQGVWAKHIPELKEHPELALPLLEAVQSDPVKYVQDSVGNWLNDASKTNPEWVTQVCDTWLMTSDTKETKRIVTRAQRSLNKMK, from the coding sequence ATGTTACACCGCAAAGGAGCTCGCAAAAGAACAGATATCCCTACTGATGTACTTCAACTGCTACAGCAGGGACAGCTTGAGACCGTGAATCTTACCGAATGGCTGGCTGTGGATCATGTTGTTCTTCTGCGGAACGCTCTGGATGAGTTTGGATTGCAGCGATCATTCAATGTCTTCTTGACTGAATTGGATCATCTGAAGGAAAAAAAGATCATGAAAATGATACCCGCAATAGCACAGGCGTGGCTTCATGTGTTTGAGCAACAAGCGCTAGAAGAACGTACTCGACTCTTTGACGCGATGGCCTCCCATCTTTCAGACAGCATTCGCTGCTGGGCTGCCTACATCATCGGGATTGATTCCCGTTTAAGTCTAGAAGAAAAATTAGCTGGCATTCGACCATTTGCAGCGGATTCCCATTTCGGAGTACGTGAAATAGCCTGGATGGCAATGAGAGAACCTATATTCTTGCAACTGGATGAGGCGCTTGCGCTGTTAAACAGCTGGGTGCGAAATGAGGATGCTAACATACGTCGTTTTGCTATTGAATTAACCCGGCCACAAGGCGTTTGGGCCAAGCATATCCCTGAACTAAAAGAACATCCCGAGCTGGCCCTTCCACTTTTGGAAGCGGTTCAATCCGACCCAGTCAAATATGTTCAAGACTCGGTGGGCAATTGGCTGAATGATGCCAGCAAAACTAACCCGGAATGGGTAACTCAGGTTTGTGATACATGGCTGATGACTTCTGATACAAAGGAAACGAAGCGAATAGTAACTCGGGCCCAAAGAAGCTTGAACAAAATGAAATAA
- a CDS encoding Crp/Fnr family transcriptional regulator, producing MNSIQYLSQFNLLHSLSREDLIEMDQMTSITTIQKNTFIQTPDTFSKGLYFVKRGKVRLYKLNADGKQFTLDILSEGNVFGEMDMISLGTRDMYIETIEECDICLMDTDRFEHFLIQHPRFMMNMIQVLSDRISGMSSLAQHLALGNLQDKIMYVLLKLCDQFALQSHDEYYKIDFPLSHQEIANLVGATREAVTTALQELVKEKAIKTGFKTIYIHRKKLVKL from the coding sequence ATGAATAGCATTCAATACTTATCCCAATTCAATTTGCTACATAGTCTCTCACGAGAAGATTTGATTGAAATGGATCAAATGACCTCTATTACGACTATACAAAAAAACACATTTATTCAAACCCCGGATACCTTCTCCAAGGGGCTTTATTTTGTGAAAAGGGGAAAGGTACGTCTCTACAAGCTGAATGCCGATGGGAAGCAGTTCACTTTGGATATTCTCAGTGAGGGAAATGTATTCGGTGAAATGGACATGATTTCGCTGGGGACACGGGACATGTACATAGAAACGATAGAAGAATGCGATATCTGCTTGATGGACACAGACCGATTTGAACATTTTTTAATCCAGCATCCCCGGTTTATGATGAACATGATTCAGGTACTAAGTGACCGGATCTCAGGAATGAGCAGTTTAGCCCAGCATCTGGCTTTGGGGAATTTACAAGATAAAATTATGTATGTTCTTTTAAAATTATGTGATCAATTTGCCCTTCAAAGTCATGATGAGTATTATAAAATTGATTTTCCGCTTTCTCACCAGGAAATAGCGAATTTGGTTGGGGCCACCCGTGAAGCTGTAACAACCGCTCTACAGGAGCTTGTCAAAGAAAAGGCCATTAAAACCGGTTTTAAGACAATTTATATCCATCGCAAAAAGCTAGTCAAGTTGTAA